A region from the Papio anubis isolate 15944 chromosome 6, Panubis1.0, whole genome shotgun sequence genome encodes:
- the RIPK1 gene encoding receptor-interacting serine/threonine-protein kinase 1 isoform X6, translated as MWSKLSKEEHNELKEVDSTSKKNGGTLYYMAPEHLNDVNAKPTEKSDVYSFAVVLWAIFANKEPYENAICEQQLIMCIKSGNRPDVNAIIEYCPREIISLMKLCWEANPEARPTFPGIEEKFRPFYLSQLEESVEEDVKSLKKEYSNQNAVVKRMQSLQLDCVAVPPSRSNSATEQPGSLHSSQGLGMGPVEESWFAPSLEHQQEENEPSLQSKLQEEANYHLYGSRMDRQMKQQPRQNVAYNREEERRRRVSHDPFAQQRPYENFQNTEVKGTAYSSAASHGNAVPQPSGLSSQPQVPYRNNVLYSSHGFGTRPLDPGTAGPRVWYGPIPSPMSSLYKIPVPETNYVGNTPTMPFTSLPLTDESIKYAIYNSTGIQIGAYNYMEVGGTSSSLLDSTNMNFKEEPASKYQAIFDNTTSLTDKHLDPIRENLGKHWKNCARKLGFTQSQIDEIDHDYERDGLKEKVYQMLQKWVMREGIKGATVGKLAQVLHQCARIDLLNHLIYVSQN; from the exons ATGTGGAGCAAACTGAGTAAAGAAGAGCACAATGAGCTGAAGGAAGTGGACAGCACCTCTAAGAAGAACGGCGGCACCCTCTACTACATGGCGCCCGAGCACCTGAACGACGTCAACGCAAAGCCCACGGAGAAGTCAGATGTGTACAGCTTTGCCGTCGTACTTTGGGCGATATTTGCAAATAAGGAGCCATATGAAA ATGCTATCTGTGAGCAGCAGTTGATAATGTGCATAAAATCGGGAAACAGGCCAGATGTGAACGCCATCATTGAGTACTGCCCAAGAGAAATTATCAGCCTCATGAAGCTCTGCTGGGAAGCGAATCCAGAAGCTCGGCCGACATTTCCTG GCATTGAAGAAAAATTTAGGCCTTTTTATTTAAGTCAATTAGAAGAAAGTGTAGAAGAGGATGTGAAGAGTTTAAAG AAAGAGTATTCAAACCAAAATGCAGTTGTGAAGAGAATGCAGTCTCTCCAACTTGATTGTGTGGCAGTGCCTCCGAGCAGGTCAAATTCAG CCACAGAACAGCCTGGTTCACTGCACAGTTCCCAGGGACTTGGGATGGGTCCTGTGGAGGAGTCCTGGTTTGCCCCCTCCCTGGAGCACCAGCAAGAAGAGAATGAGCCCAGTCTGCAGAGTAAACTCCAAGAGGAAGCCAACTACCATCTCTATGGCAGCCGCATGGACAGGCAGATGAAACAGCAGCCCAGACAGAATGTGGCTTACaacagagaggaggaaaggagacgAAGGGTCTCCCATGAcccttttgcacagcaaagacCTTATGAGAATTTTCAGAATACAGAGGTAAAAGGCACCGCTTATTCTAGTGCAGCCAGTCATGGTAATGCAGTGCCCCAGCCCTCAGGGCTTAGCAGCCAACCTCAAGTGCCATATCGGAACAATGTATTATATAGCTCACATGGCTTTGGAACAAGACCGCTGGATCCAGGAACAGCAGGTCCCAGAGTTTGGTATGGGCCAATTCCAAGTCCTATGTCTAGTCTGTATAAAATCCCGGTGCCTGAGACCAACTATGTAGGAAACACACCCACGATGCCATTCACCTCCTTGCCACTAACAG ATGAGTCTATAAAATATGCCATATACAATAGTACTGGCATTCAGATTGGAGCCTACAATTATATGGAGGTTGGTGGGACGAGTTCATCACTACTAGACAGCAcaaatatgaactttaaagaagaGCCAGCTTCCAAGTACCAAGCTATCTTTG ATAATACCACTAGTCTGACCGATAAACACCTGGACCCAATCAGGGAAAATCTGGGAAAGCACTGGAAAAACTGTGCCCGGAAACTGGGCTTCACACAGTCTCAGATTGATGAAATTGACCATGACTATGAGCGAGATGGACTAAAAGAAAAGGTTTACCAGATGCTCCAAAAGTGGGTGATGAGGGAAGGCATTAAGGGAGCCACAGTGGGGAAGCTGGCCCAGGTGCTCCACCAGTGTGCCAGGATCGACCTTCTGAACCACTTGATTTACGTCAGCCAGAACTAA
- the RIPK1 gene encoding receptor-interacting serine/threonine-protein kinase 1 isoform X5 → MSTPLSVKGRIIVEIIEGMCYLHGKGVIHKDLKPENILVDDDFHIKIADLGLASFKMWSKLSKEEHNELKEVDSTSKKNGGTLYYMAPEHLNDVNAKPTEKSDVYSFAVVLWAIFANKEPYENAICEQQLIMCIKSGNRPDVNAIIEYCPREIISLMKLCWEANPEARPTFPGIEEKFRPFYLSQLEESVEEDVKSLKKEYSNQNAVVKRMQSLQLDCVAVPPSRSNSATEQPGSLHSSQGLGMGPVEESWFAPSLEHQQEENEPSLQSKLQEEANYHLYGSRMDRQMKQQPRQNVAYNREEERRRRVSHDPFAQQRPYENFQNTEVKGTAYSSAASHGNAVPQPSGLSSQPQVPYRNNVLYSSHGFGTRPLDPGTAGPRVWYGPIPSPMSSLYKIPVPETNYVGNTPTMPFTSLPLTDESIKYAIYNSTGIQIGAYNYMEVGGTSSSLLDSTNMNFKEEPASKYQAIFDNTTSLTDKHLDPIRENLGKHWKNCARKLGFTQSQIDEIDHDYERDGLKEKVYQMLQKWVMREGIKGATVGKLAQVLHQCARIDLLNHLIYVSQN, encoded by the exons ATCGCAGACCTCGGCCTTGCTTCCTTTAAGATGTGGAGCAAACTGAGTAAAGAAGAGCACAATGAGCTGAAGGAAGTGGACAGCACCTCTAAGAAGAACGGCGGCACCCTCTACTACATGGCGCCCGAGCACCTGAACGACGTCAACGCAAAGCCCACGGAGAAGTCAGATGTGTACAGCTTTGCCGTCGTACTTTGGGCGATATTTGCAAATAAGGAGCCATATGAAA ATGCTATCTGTGAGCAGCAGTTGATAATGTGCATAAAATCGGGAAACAGGCCAGATGTGAACGCCATCATTGAGTACTGCCCAAGAGAAATTATCAGCCTCATGAAGCTCTGCTGGGAAGCGAATCCAGAAGCTCGGCCGACATTTCCTG GCATTGAAGAAAAATTTAGGCCTTTTTATTTAAGTCAATTAGAAGAAAGTGTAGAAGAGGATGTGAAGAGTTTAAAG AAAGAGTATTCAAACCAAAATGCAGTTGTGAAGAGAATGCAGTCTCTCCAACTTGATTGTGTGGCAGTGCCTCCGAGCAGGTCAAATTCAG CCACAGAACAGCCTGGTTCACTGCACAGTTCCCAGGGACTTGGGATGGGTCCTGTGGAGGAGTCCTGGTTTGCCCCCTCCCTGGAGCACCAGCAAGAAGAGAATGAGCCCAGTCTGCAGAGTAAACTCCAAGAGGAAGCCAACTACCATCTCTATGGCAGCCGCATGGACAGGCAGATGAAACAGCAGCCCAGACAGAATGTGGCTTACaacagagaggaggaaaggagacgAAGGGTCTCCCATGAcccttttgcacagcaaagacCTTATGAGAATTTTCAGAATACAGAGGTAAAAGGCACCGCTTATTCTAGTGCAGCCAGTCATGGTAATGCAGTGCCCCAGCCCTCAGGGCTTAGCAGCCAACCTCAAGTGCCATATCGGAACAATGTATTATATAGCTCACATGGCTTTGGAACAAGACCGCTGGATCCAGGAACAGCAGGTCCCAGAGTTTGGTATGGGCCAATTCCAAGTCCTATGTCTAGTCTGTATAAAATCCCGGTGCCTGAGACCAACTATGTAGGAAACACACCCACGATGCCATTCACCTCCTTGCCACTAACAG ATGAGTCTATAAAATATGCCATATACAATAGTACTGGCATTCAGATTGGAGCCTACAATTATATGGAGGTTGGTGGGACGAGTTCATCACTACTAGACAGCAcaaatatgaactttaaagaagaGCCAGCTTCCAAGTACCAAGCTATCTTTG ATAATACCACTAGTCTGACCGATAAACACCTGGACCCAATCAGGGAAAATCTGGGAAAGCACTGGAAAAACTGTGCCCGGAAACTGGGCTTCACACAGTCTCAGATTGATGAAATTGACCATGACTATGAGCGAGATGGACTAAAAGAAAAGGTTTACCAGATGCTCCAAAAGTGGGTGATGAGGGAAGGCATTAAGGGAGCCACAGTGGGGAAGCTGGCCCAGGTGCTCCACCAGTGTGCCAGGATCGACCTTCTGAACCACTTGATTTACGTCAGCCAGAACTAA